One Natator depressus isolate rNatDep1 chromosome 3, rNatDep2.hap1, whole genome shotgun sequence DNA segment encodes these proteins:
- the LOC141983849 gene encoding uncharacterized protein LOC141983849, translating to MEAKLTDVNYGTPNVFPVSAATYPDHNPPRPSDPSAGRCFKCNELGHVKANCPKNPNRLQFIAPESHQRSTGPDTSQIPLERRETVSVGGKKVTAWRDTGAQVSAIHASLVDPKLINPEIQVTIQPFKSNSFDLPTAKLPVQYKGWSGTWTFAVYDDYPIPMLLGEDLANHVKQAKRVGTVTRSQAKQAVRPSSVPETSIRTRSEVMDPDPRPMSATAVVDPVPETQTEPVPEPEPAEQPTPDPLPALNPVLATSTPEGPTDPELVAADNPTQEAQPEPESQHSAPAESGSQSTETAPSPISLPEGPSLGPQSNEELMSPASREQFQTEQEADESLQRAWTAARSNPPPLSSSNRSRELKVCQFTAQGGDDAEWPEGVYYEGKCAGGVEEVNLSMTLGRMQRQQIQELCTSYAPTFSATPGLTERAYHSIDTGNARPIRVQPYRVSPQARTAIEREIRDMLQMGVIRPSESAWASPVVLVPKPDGEIRFCVDYRKLNAVTRPDNYPMPRTDELLEKLGRAQFISTLDLTKGYWQVPLDESAKERYYGIEMICKQITFYPAGYKTGAVHIDAFWVMWFVT from the exons ATGGAGGCAAAACTGACAGACGTGAATTATGGCACTCCAAATGTGTTTCCTGTTTCAGCTGCTACTTACCCTGACCA caaccctcctcgccccagtgacccgtcagctggacgatgttttaaatgtaacgagctggggcatgtaaaggccaactgccccaagaaccccaacagattacagttcattgcaccggaatcacaccagaggtccacaggcccagatacctcccagatacccttggagcggagggaaactgtgagtgtgggcgggaagaaggtcaccgcgtggagggacaccggagcacaagtgtcagctatccatgcttccttagtggaccccaagttaatcaacccagagatccaagtgacaattcaacccttcaagtccaactctttcgatttgcctacagccaagttgcctgtccagtacaagggctggtcaggaacgtggacttttgcagtctatgatgattatcccatccccatgctgttgggggaagacttggccaatcatgtgaagcaggccaagagggtgggaacggtcacccgcagccaggctaaacaagccgtgaggcctagctctgttccggaaacttctatcaggacccggtcagaggtgatggacccggaccccagaccaatgtctgcaacagcagtagtggatccagtcccagagacccagacggaaccagtcccagaaccggaaccagccgaacaaccaacaccagacccattgccagcactgaatccagtacttgcaacctcaacaccagagggccccaccgaccctgaactggtagcagccgataaccctacacaagaggctcagccggagcctgaatcccaacatagtgcaccagcggagagcggttcacagtcaacagaaacagctccatcccctatatcacttccagagggaccaagcctaggtccacaatccaatgaggaactgatgtctccagcatcaagggaacagttccagaccgaacaggaagcagatgaaagcctccagagagcttggacggcggcacggagcaacccaccgcctctcagctcttctaatcgatccag agaattaaaggtttgtcagtttacagcccagggaggagacgacgctgagtggcctgaaggtgtctactacgaagggaaatgtgctggtggtgtggaagaggtgaacctctccatgacccttgggcgtatgcagcgacagcagatccaggagctgtgcactagctacgcgccaacgttctcagccaccccaggactgactgaacgggcatatcactccattgacacaggtaatgctcgcccaattagagtccaaccttaccgggtgtctcctcaagctagaactgctatagaacgggagatccgggatatgttacagatgggtgtaatccgcccctctgaaagtgcatgggcatctccagtggttctagttcccaaaccagatggggaaatacgtttttgcgtggactaccgtaagctaaatgctgtaactcgcccagacaactatccaatgccacgcacagatgaactattagagaaactgggacgggcccagttcatctctaccttggacttaaccaaggggtactggcaggtaccgctagatgaatctgccaaggaaag GTACTATGGCATTGAAATGATCTGCAAGCAAATCACTTTTTATCCTGCTGGCTACAAAACAGGTGCTGTTCACATTGATGCTTTCTGGGTTATGTGGTTTGTTACGTGA